A section of the Flavobacterium sp. CG_23.5 genome encodes:
- a CDS encoding CAL67264 family membrane protein gives MGMNKNTILGWATLIMILMGLLLIGLGAFRYSDVSGWGFAAVGVGFLANAWVFSSLKGRL, from the coding sequence ATGGGAATGAATAAAAACACCATTTTAGGATGGGCAACTTTAATAATGATTCTAATGGGATTACTCTTAATAGGATTAGGAGCTTTCCGCTACAGTGATGTTTCAGGATGGGGATTTGCCGCCGTAGGTGTTGGATTTTTAGCTAATGCTTGGGTGTTTAGTTCACTTAAAGGAAGACTTTAA
- the holA gene encoding DNA polymerase III subunit delta codes for MDEVLKIVNDIKGGNIKPIYFLMGEEPYYIDKLSDYIEEKVLTEEEKGFNQTVLYGRDVSIEDIISTAKRYPMMAERQVVIVKEAQDLIRTIDKLESYAENPMSTTVLVFCYKYKTLDRRKKLTKLLAKAGVVFESKKLYENQVGDWIKRVLAGKKYAIEPKATAMLVEFLGTDLSKINNELEKLQIILPVNSTITPKHIEENIGFSKDFNVFELRKALGERNQLKAYTIAENFAQNPKGNPMVVTTSLVFGFFIQLLKYHGLKDKNPKNVAAVLGVNPFFLKEYDVALKNYPMKKVSQIVGALRDIDVKSKGVGANALSSSDLLREMLYKIFN; via the coding sequence ATGGACGAAGTATTAAAAATTGTAAACGATATTAAAGGAGGAAATATCAAACCTATCTATTTTTTGATGGGAGAAGAGCCCTATTATATTGACAAATTATCTGATTATATTGAAGAAAAAGTGTTGACCGAAGAGGAAAAAGGGTTTAATCAAACGGTTTTATATGGCCGCGATGTTTCTATAGAAGATATTATATCGACAGCCAAACGTTATCCTATGATGGCGGAGCGTCAGGTGGTGATTGTAAAAGAAGCGCAAGATTTAATTCGTACCATTGACAAATTGGAAAGTTATGCCGAAAACCCAATGTCAACAACAGTTTTAGTTTTTTGCTACAAATACAAAACTTTAGATAGGAGAAAAAAGTTAACCAAACTTTTGGCTAAAGCAGGCGTGGTGTTCGAAAGTAAAAAACTCTATGAAAACCAAGTTGGTGATTGGATTAAACGCGTTTTAGCGGGTAAAAAATATGCAATTGAGCCCAAAGCAACCGCTATGTTAGTGGAATTTTTGGGGACTGATTTGAGTAAAATAAACAATGAACTTGAAAAACTACAAATTATTTTACCAGTAAACAGTACCATTACTCCAAAACATATCGAAGAAAATATAGGTTTTAGCAAAGATTTTAATGTATTTGAACTGCGAAAAGCATTGGGAGAACGCAACCAACTGAAAGCATACACGATTGCCGAAAATTTTGCTCAAAATCCAAAGGGTAATCCAATGGTCGTGACTACGAGTTTAGTCTTTGGTTTTTTCATTCAACTGCTAAAATACCATGGATTGAAAGATAAAAATCCAAAAAATGTGGCGGCAGTACTGGGAGTAAATCCTTTTTTTTTGAAGGAATATGATGTGGCATTAAAGAATTATCCAATGAAAAAAGTAAGCCAAATTGTGGGTGCTTTAAGAGATATTGATGTAAAAAGTAAAGGTGTTGGTGCCAATGCCTTGTCTTCATCTGATTTATTAAGAGAAATGCTTTATAAAATATTTAATTAA
- the ettA gene encoding energy-dependent translational throttle protein EttA: MADDKKVIFSMSKLSKTYQGADKPVLKNIYLSFFYGAKIGILGLNGSGKSSLLKIIAGVDKNYQGDVVFAPGYTVGYLEQEPILDDSKTVIEIVREGVAETMAVLDEFNKINDSFGLPEVYENAEKMEQLMDRQALLQDKIDALGAWEIDTKLEIAMDALRTPEGDTPIKNLSGGERRRVALCRLLLQQPDVLLLDEPTNHLDAESVLWLEQHLAQYAGTVIAVTHDRYFLDNVAGWILELDRGEGIPWKGNYSSWLEQKSGRMALEEKTASKRRKNLERELDWVRQGAKGRQTKQKARLQNYDKLLNEDQKQLDENLEIYIPNGPRLGTNVIEAKNVAKAFGDKLLYDNLNFTLPQAGIVGIIGPNGAGKSTIFKMIMGEEKPDSGEFLIGDTVKIAYVDQAHSNINPDKSIWENFADGQELIMMGGKQVNSRAYLSRFNFGGGEQNKKVSMLSGGERNRLHLAMTLKEEGNVLLLDEPTNDLDINTLRALEEGLENFAGCAVVISHDRWFLDRICTHILAFEGNSEVYYFEGGFTDYEENKKKRLGGDLTPKRLKYRKLIRS; the protein is encoded by the coding sequence ATGGCAGACGATAAAAAAGTAATATTCTCAATGTCAAAATTGAGTAAAACCTACCAAGGAGCCGATAAACCAGTACTTAAAAATATCTATTTGAGTTTCTTTTATGGAGCTAAAATTGGAATTTTGGGTTTGAATGGTTCCGGAAAATCATCTTTGTTAAAAATTATTGCCGGTGTCGACAAAAACTACCAAGGTGATGTCGTTTTTGCACCAGGTTACACAGTAGGTTATTTAGAACAAGAACCTATTTTAGATGATAGTAAAACAGTTATCGAAATTGTAAGAGAAGGAGTTGCTGAAACAATGGCAGTTCTAGATGAATTCAATAAGATCAATGATAGTTTTGGTTTGCCTGAAGTCTATGAAAATGCAGAGAAAATGGAGCAATTGATGGATCGTCAAGCGCTTTTACAAGACAAAATTGATGCATTGGGTGCTTGGGAAATTGACACTAAACTGGAAATTGCGATGGATGCTTTGCGAACTCCAGAAGGTGATACGCCGATTAAGAATTTATCTGGTGGGGAGCGTCGTCGTGTCGCTTTATGTCGCTTGTTGTTGCAACAACCGGATGTATTGCTTCTGGATGAGCCTACGAATCACTTGGATGCAGAAAGTGTACTTTGGTTAGAACAACATTTAGCACAATATGCCGGAACCGTAATTGCAGTAACGCACGATAGATATTTCTTGGATAATGTTGCTGGTTGGATTTTGGAATTGGATAGAGGCGAAGGAATTCCTTGGAAAGGGAATTATTCTTCTTGGCTGGAGCAAAAATCAGGTCGTATGGCTTTAGAGGAAAAAACAGCTTCAAAACGTAGAAAAAATTTAGAACGCGAGTTGGACTGGGTTCGTCAAGGTGCCAAAGGACGTCAGACGAAACAAAAAGCGCGTTTGCAGAACTACGATAAATTGTTGAACGAAGACCAAAAACAATTAGATGAAAATTTGGAGATTTATATTCCAAATGGTCCGCGTTTGGGAACTAATGTAATTGAAGCCAAAAATGTTGCTAAAGCATTTGGAGATAAATTGTTATATGATAATTTAAACTTTACGTTACCACAAGCTGGAATTGTTGGGATTATTGGACCAAATGGTGCTGGTAAATCTACTATTTTCAAAATGATAATGGGTGAAGAAAAACCAGATTCAGGAGAGTTCTTAATTGGGGATACCGTGAAAATTGCTTATGTAGATCAAGCGCATTCGAATATTAATCCGGACAAATCAATTTGGGAAAACTTTGCTGATGGTCAGGAATTGATCATGATGGGCGGAAAGCAAGTGAATTCAAGAGCTTATTTGTCACGATTTAATTTTGGTGGTGGAGAACAAAACAAGAAAGTTTCGATGCTTTCAGGTGGAGAACGAAACCGTTTGCATCTTGCCATGACTTTGAAAGAAGAAGGAAACGTTTTGTTACTGGATGAGCCAACGAATGATTTGGATATCAATACGCTTCGTGCTTTGGAAGAAGGTTTGGAGAATTTTGCAGGTTGTGCGGTGGTAATTTCTCACGACAGATGGTTTCTAGACAGAATTTGTACACACATTTTGGCTTTCGAAGGAAACTCTGAAGTATATTATTTCGAAGGTGGTTTCACTGATTACGAAGAAAACAAAAAGAAACGTTTGGGTGGTGATTTAACGCCAAAACGATTGAAATACAGAAAATTAATTAGAAGTTAA
- a CDS encoding thiol-disulfide oxidoreductase DCC family protein, with protein sequence MLDIPKNKKIILFDGVCNLCDSAVQFIIKHDKKDVFRFVALQSDLGQEIVKHIGIDTKKVDSIILYQPGIAYYYKSEAAVEIAKSLGGVFNLATLFTILPTSFNNRVYNYIAKNRYKWFGKKENCLIPTKELKSKFLD encoded by the coding sequence ATGCTTGATATTCCTAAGAACAAAAAAATAATACTCTTCGATGGCGTCTGTAATCTATGCGACTCGGCAGTACAATTTATAATTAAACACGACAAAAAAGATGTATTTAGGTTTGTGGCGTTGCAATCAGATTTGGGTCAGGAAATCGTCAAACACATTGGAATTGATACTAAAAAAGTAGATAGTATCATTTTATATCAACCGGGAATCGCCTATTATTATAAGTCAGAAGCCGCAGTAGAAATTGCCAAAAGTTTAGGTGGTGTTTTTAACCTAGCAACTTTGTTTACCATTTTACCTACATCATTTAATAATCGAGTTTATAATTACATTGCAAAAAATCGGTATAAATGGTTTGGCAAAAAAGAGAATTGTCTAATACCCACAAAGGAGTTAAAATCTAAGTTTTTAGACTAA